A genome region from Wielerella bovis includes the following:
- a CDS encoding HAD family hydrolase, producing the protein MPHYAFFDFDGTLTRTDTVLPFVRYVAQNDAVYWRKLLQISPYLLGYLSGCVSNLVAKEKVFTAFLANMPSEIAQNKADDFARFRLPELLLPAGMAKLAQHRERGDICVLVSASPELYLHTWATQHGFACVLGTRLQVVSGCLNGKVAGENCIGAEKVARIEAEFGADCWTNSVAYSDSRVDLPMLQRATQGFLLHKGEFVSLNTFSGCLK; encoded by the coding sequence ATGCCCCATTATGCTTTTTTTGATTTTGATGGCACGCTCACACGCACCGATACCGTGTTGCCTTTTGTGCGTTATGTCGCGCAAAACGATGCGGTTTATTGGCGCAAATTGCTGCAAATCTCGCCGTATTTGTTGGGCTATCTTTCAGGCTGCGTGTCCAATTTGGTCGCCAAAGAAAAAGTGTTTACCGCATTTTTAGCCAATATGCCCAGCGAAATCGCGCAAAATAAAGCCGATGATTTTGCCCGTTTCAGACTGCCTGAATTATTGCTGCCCGCAGGTATGGCAAAATTGGCGCAACACCGTGAACGCGGCGATATTTGCGTATTGGTCAGCGCATCGCCCGAATTGTATTTGCATACTTGGGCGACGCAACACGGTTTTGCTTGCGTATTGGGTACGCGTTTGCAAGTGGTTTCAGGCTGCCTGAATGGCAAAGTGGCAGGCGAAAATTGCATTGGCGCAGAAAAAGTGGCGCGGATTGAAGCGGAATTTGGCGCGGATTGTTGGACAAACAGCGTGGCGTACAGCGATTCGCGTGTGGATTTGCCCATGTTGCAACGTGCGACACAGGGATTTTTGCTGCACAAAGGCGAGTTTGTCTCCTTGAATACATTTTCAGGCTGCCTGAAATAA
- a CDS encoding catalase, whose amino-acid sequence MSQNKCPVTHLTMNNGAPVVDNQNSMTAGARGPLLAQDLWLNEKLANFVREVIPERRMHAKGSGAFGKFTVTNDITQYTKAAIFSEVGKETELFARFTTVAGERGAADAERDIRGFAVKFYTEQGNWDMVGNNTPVFFLRDPRKFPDLNKAVKRDPRTNMRSATNNWDFWTLLPEAFHQVTIVMSERGIPATYRHMHGYGSHTYSLINANNERFWVKFHFRTQQGIKNLTNEEAAAIIANDRESHQRDLYESIEKGDFPKWTLYIQVMPEAEAEKVDFHPFDLTKVWSKKQYPLIEVGVMELNRNPDNFFADVEQSAFAPSNLVPGISVSPDRMLQARLFNYADAQRYRLGVNHHQIPVNAPRCPVHSNARDGQGRVDGNYGSTIHYEPNSFSQWQEQAQFAEPPLKINGDAAHWDYRQDDNDYFSQPRALFNLMTDKEKQSLLNNTAAGMGDALDFIKYRHIRNCYACDPAYGEGVAKALGMTVADAMAAYETDPARGQAGLLKPVEYK is encoded by the coding sequence ATGTCTCAAAATAAATGTCCTGTAACCCACCTCACCATGAACAACGGCGCACCTGTTGTTGATAACCAAAATTCTATGACCGCAGGCGCGCGCGGTCCATTGTTGGCACAAGATTTGTGGTTGAACGAAAAATTGGCAAACTTCGTGCGCGAAGTGATTCCAGAACGCCGTATGCATGCCAAAGGTTCGGGCGCATTCGGTAAATTCACTGTAACCAATGACATCACGCAATACACCAAAGCCGCTATTTTCAGCGAAGTGGGCAAAGAAACCGAATTGTTCGCTCGTTTCACTACCGTAGCAGGCGAGCGTGGCGCAGCTGATGCAGAACGCGATATTCGCGGTTTCGCCGTAAAATTCTATACCGAACAAGGCAACTGGGATATGGTGGGCAACAATACCCCTGTTTTCTTCTTGCGCGACCCACGCAAATTCCCTGATTTAAATAAAGCGGTAAAACGCGACCCACGCACCAATATGCGTAGTGCAACCAATAACTGGGATTTTTGGACTTTGTTGCCAGAAGCCTTCCACCAAGTAACCATCGTGATGTCTGAACGCGGTATTCCAGCGACTTACCGCCATATGCATGGTTATGGTTCACACACTTACAGCTTGATTAACGCCAATAATGAGCGTTTTTGGGTGAAATTCCATTTCCGCACCCAACAAGGCATTAAAAACTTGACCAACGAAGAAGCCGCCGCCATTATCGCAAATGACCGCGAAAGCCATCAACGCGATTTGTATGAAAGCATTGAAAAAGGCGATTTCCCGAAATGGACTTTGTACATTCAAGTGATGCCTGAAGCAGAAGCCGAAAAAGTAGATTTCCATCCATTTGATTTGACTAAAGTTTGGTCTAAAAAACAATATCCACTAATTGAAGTGGGCGTAATGGAATTGAACCGCAATCCTGACAACTTCTTTGCCGATGTAGAACAATCTGCGTTTGCACCAAGCAATTTGGTTCCGGGTATCAGCGTATCCCCAGACCGTATGTTGCAAGCACGTTTGTTTAACTATGCAGACGCGCAACGCTACCGCTTGGGCGTAAACCACCATCAAATTCCTGTGAATGCGCCACGTTGCCCCGTTCACAGCAATGCGCGTGATGGTCAAGGTCGTGTTGATGGCAACTACGGCAGCACCATTCACTACGAACCAAACAGTTTCAGCCAATGGCAAGAACAAGCGCAATTTGCCGAGCCACCATTGAAAATCAATGGCGACGCAGCGCACTGGGATTATCGTCAAGATGACAACGATTATTTCAGCCAACCACGCGCCTTGTTCAACTTGATGACCGACAAAGAAAAACAATCTTTGCTCAACAACACCGCCGCAGGCATGGGCGATGCTTTGGATTTCATCAAATACCGCCACATTCGCAACTGCTATGCTTGCGACCCAGCTTATGGTGAAGGCGTTGCCAAAGCATTGGGTATGACTGTTGCTGATGCAATGGCAGCGTATGAAACTGACCCCGCACGCGGTCAAGCTGGTTTGTTAAAACCTGTTGAATATAAATAA
- the ubiE gene encoding bifunctional demethylmenaquinone methyltransferase/2-methoxy-6-polyprenyl-1,4-benzoquinol methylase UbiE — translation MNQNHSDQKTHFGFQTVNENEKAEKVAQVFHSVAKNYDIMNDVMSGGLHRVWKHFTINTARVPKGGKVLDIAGGTGDLSRGWAKRVGKDGEVWLTDINSSMLTVGRDRLLNEGLILPVAVCDAEKLPFPDNYFDLVSVSFGLRNMTHKDVALSEMYRVLKPAGILLVLEFSKVYEPLAPIYDAYSFKLLPLMGKLIAKDADSYQYLAESIRMHPDQETLKQMMLDVGFDQVDYHNLTAGVVALHKGVKY, via the coding sequence ATGAACCAAAATCATTCTGACCAAAAAACCCATTTTGGTTTCCAAACGGTAAACGAAAACGAAAAAGCGGAAAAAGTCGCGCAAGTATTTCATTCGGTGGCAAAAAATTATGACATTATGAATGATGTGATGTCGGGTGGTTTGCATCGTGTGTGGAAACATTTTACGATTAACACGGCGCGTGTGCCAAAAGGCGGTAAGGTGTTGGATATTGCGGGTGGCACGGGTGATTTATCGCGTGGTTGGGCAAAACGTGTGGGTAAAGATGGCGAAGTGTGGCTGACTGACATCAATTCGTCTATGCTGACGGTGGGACGCGACCGCTTGCTCAACGAAGGTTTGATTTTGCCTGTTGCTGTGTGTGATGCAGAAAAATTGCCGTTTCCAGATAATTATTTTGATTTGGTTTCGGTGTCATTCGGTTTACGCAATATGACACATAAAGATGTGGCGTTGAGCGAAATGTATCGTGTGTTGAAACCTGCGGGTATTTTGTTGGTGCTGGAATTTTCCAAAGTATATGAACCACTTGCGCCAATTTATGATGCTTATTCGTTCAAATTATTGCCATTGATGGGTAAATTGATTGCCAAAGATGCGGACAGTTATCAATATTTGGCGGAGAGTATTCGCATGCACCCCGACCAAGAAACCTTGAAACAGATGATGTTGGATGTGGGTTTTGACCAAGTGGATTATCATAATTTGACGGCTGGTGTGGTGGCATTGCATAAGGGGGTAAAATATTGA
- the murJ gene encoding murein biosynthesis integral membrane protein MurJ, with product MNLLTVLAKLSSMTMLSRIMGFVRDAIVARIFGAGAAMDAFVVAFRLPNLLRRIFAEGAFSQAFVPMLADYKHNRADEETREFVQNVAGMLTFVLCIITAIGVFAAPAVIWLTASGFAKDGTRFEIAVSLLPIIFPYILLISLSSFVGSILNTYNKFSIPAFTPVLLNLSFIVFALFLVPYFDPPIMAMAWAVLVGGLLQLGFQLPWLYKLGFFRLPKLNFRDVAVNRVMKQMVPSIIGSSVAQISLVINTTFASYLTVGSVSWLYYSDRLMELPSGVIGAALGTILLPSLSKHAAADNQAEFSALLDWGLRLCMVLILPAAVGLAVLGYPLVATLFMYREVSVHDAHMIQYALIAAAVGLPAMMMVKIFAPGFYARKNVKTPAKIAIISLVCTQIFNLILVWKLQHVGLALAVALGSCVNAGLLFTMLRLHEIYQPRTGWHRFLRQIGIALLMMAGTLWTIQAVFPIDWAALHGGLRALILAGLIVLAVLVYFATLGVLGMRPRDFRRSERH from the coding sequence ATGAATCTGCTTACCGTATTAGCCAAACTCAGCAGCATGACCATGCTTTCACGCATCATGGGATTTGTCCGCGATGCCATTGTTGCGCGTATTTTTGGTGCAGGCGCAGCGATGGACGCGTTTGTGGTTGCGTTCAGGCTGCCTAATTTATTGCGCCGCATTTTTGCCGAAGGCGCGTTTTCACAAGCCTTCGTTCCCATGCTTGCCGATTACAAACACAATCGCGCCGATGAAGAAACGCGTGAATTTGTGCAAAACGTGGCGGGCATGCTCACATTTGTGTTGTGCATCATCACCGCGATTGGCGTATTCGCCGCACCAGCCGTGATTTGGCTCACTGCGAGCGGATTCGCCAAAGATGGCACACGTTTTGAGATTGCCGTATCGCTGTTACCGATTATTTTCCCGTATATCTTATTGATTTCACTCTCATCATTTGTTGGCAGCATTTTAAATACCTACAACAAATTTTCCATTCCCGCCTTCACGCCCGTTTTACTCAACCTATCGTTTATTGTATTCGCCCTATTTCTCGTCCCCTATTTTGACCCACCGATTATGGCGATGGCATGGGCGGTTTTAGTGGGCGGATTATTACAACTCGGTTTTCAACTGCCGTGGCTATATAAACTGGGTTTTTTCAGGCTGCCTAAACTCAATTTTCGTGATGTTGCCGTCAATCGCGTGATGAAACAAATGGTTCCGTCCATTATAGGCTCATCGGTAGCGCAAATTTCGCTGGTCATCAACACCACATTTGCATCGTATTTAACCGTTGGCAGTGTCTCTTGGCTGTATTATTCCGACCGCCTGATGGAATTGCCATCAGGTGTGATTGGCGCAGCTTTGGGCACGATTTTGCTCCCTAGTCTATCCAAACATGCCGCAGCGGATAATCAAGCCGAATTTTCCGCCTTGTTGGACTGGGGCTTACGCCTGTGCATGGTACTGATTTTGCCCGCAGCGGTTGGATTAGCGGTGCTGGGTTATCCGCTGGTCGCCACTTTGTTTATGTACCGCGAAGTATCCGTCCATGATGCCCACATGATTCAATACGCGCTGATTGCCGCCGCCGTTGGCTTGCCAGCCATGATGATGGTCAAAATTTTCGCACCAGGGTTTTACGCACGCAAAAATGTGAAAACGCCTGCCAAAATTGCCATTATTTCGCTGGTTTGCACGCAAATATTCAACTTGATTTTGGTGTGGAAACTGCAACACGTTGGGCTGGCATTGGCGGTTGCGCTTGGTTCATGCGTGAACGCAGGTTTGCTGTTTACCATGTTGCGCTTGCACGAAATTTATCAACCACGCACAGGTTGGCACAGATTTTTGCGCCAAATTGGCATCGCGTTATTGATGATGGCTGGCACATTGTGGACGATTCAAGCTGTCTTTCCAATTGATTGGGCAGCATTGCATGGCGGTTTGCGCGCGCTGATTTTGGCAGGATTGATTGTGCTGGCAGTTTTGGTTTATTTCGCCACTTTGGGCGTATTGGGTATGCGTCCGCGAGATTTTCGCCGTAGTGAAAGACATTGA
- a CDS encoding rhomboid family intramembrane serine protease: protein MNNLNQLIPVLLIVLTCITSYIGFNNSATFQRYQFNVIGVRYHKQYRRLITSAFLHADWWHLFFNMFTLYFFSQVISYVYGVLGFLLLYFGSVLAGNVFSLWLYKNRPSYAAIGASGGVSGILFAAIALMPQQTIYLYFIPVTSWIFATLYFAYSAWSMVHPRPNDNTGHASHLGGAVLGMIFVAVLTPMYFMRNIVFIGIMSLPLLYLAYEILFNKKAR, encoded by the coding sequence ATGAATAATCTCAACCAATTAATTCCCGTTTTATTGATTGTGCTGACGTGCATCACCAGCTACATCGGTTTTAACAACAGCGCGACTTTCCAACGCTACCAATTCAATGTGATTGGCGTGCGCTATCACAAACAATATCGCCGCCTGATAACGTCCGCATTTTTGCACGCCGATTGGTGGCACTTGTTTTTCAATATGTTTACGCTGTATTTTTTCTCGCAAGTGATTAGCTATGTGTATGGCGTGTTGGGCTTTTTGCTGCTGTATTTTGGCTCGGTGCTGGCGGGCAATGTGTTTTCGCTGTGGCTGTACAAAAATCGCCCCAGTTATGCTGCGATTGGCGCATCGGGTGGCGTATCAGGAATTTTGTTTGCCGCCATTGCGCTGATGCCGCAACAAACCATTTATCTGTATTTTATCCCTGTAACTTCTTGGATTTTCGCTACTTTATACTTTGCCTATTCCGCATGGTCTATGGTTCATCCACGTCCAAACGATAATACAGGACACGCTTCGCATTTGGGCGGCGCGGTGTTGGGCATGATTTTTGTCGCCGTACTCACGCCGATGTATTTTATGCGAAACATTGTATTCATTGGCATTATGTCGCTGCCATTGTTGTATTTGGCATATGAAATTTTGTTTAATAAGAAAGCGCGTTAA
- a CDS encoding DUF494 family protein, with protein sequence MIDVVAFLIENFPDIHECPKGQDLGYMLENAGFDDEDIGEAIMCVELLNESPMLESQNLNSSQALRVYHDEEADALSAEIRGLLHFLHESGALNASQREFVIHALMHLPYDEMTLDKAKVLALLVLWAHRSELPVLIGDELMAVLHGKGVMQ encoded by the coding sequence ATGATTGACGTTGTCGCCTTTTTAATTGAAAACTTTCCCGATATACACGAATGCCCCAAAGGACAGGATTTGGGCTATATGTTGGAAAACGCAGGATTTGATGATGAAGACATCGGCGAGGCGATTATGTGTGTTGAATTGCTCAATGAATCTCCCATGTTGGAAAGCCAAAATCTAAACAGCAGCCAAGCCTTGCGTGTTTATCATGATGAAGAAGCCGATGCACTTTCTGCCGAAATTCGCGGTTTGTTGCATTTTTTGCACGAAAGTGGCGCACTCAATGCCAGCCAGCGTGAATTTGTGATTCATGCGCTGATGCACCTGCCTTATGACGAAATGACGCTGGATAAAGCCAAAGTGTTGGCATTGCTGGTTTTATGGGCGCATCGTTCCGAATTACCTGTGTTAATCGGCGATGAATTGATGGCGGTTTTGCACGGTAAAGGTGTGATGCAATAA
- a CDS encoding S49 family peptidase produces the protein MAYRIRRPDAEDGAQSPENNGSGNSSMTKNDERWAQRTLRDVLMEAYQEQRRARLWRNIWRGVAAVLFIAIFFGGRGGDKESSKAAFAAIKGNHTAVINLEGEIGGKNDQVDILRRGMEAAYKNRNAKAIVIRANSPGGSPVVSNIAFAEIRRMKEKHKNIPVYVVAEDMCASGCYYIAAAADKIYADPSSLIGSIGVIGSSFDATGLMDKLGVKRRVRIAGNNKGMGDPFTEETPEQQAIWQQMLSQIHEEFIKAVREGRGKKLQEAAYPDLYSGRIFTGVEAKKAGLIDDYGNVYSIARDVVKAPELVNYTPEDDDLKKLLSRHFGAQVEQKIHDVLHRFW, from the coding sequence ATGGCTTATCGCATTCGCCGCCCCGATGCCGAAGACGGCGCACAATCTCCTGAAAACAATGGTTCGGGCAATTCTTCCATGACCAAAAACGACGAACGCTGGGCGCAACGTACTTTGCGCGATGTGCTAATGGAAGCGTATCAGGAACAACGCCGTGCACGTTTATGGCGCAATATCTGGCGTGGCGTTGCTGCTGTGTTGTTTATTGCGATATTTTTTGGTGGGCGAGGTGGCGATAAGGAAAGCAGTAAAGCTGCATTTGCTGCTATAAAAGGCAATCATACTGCTGTGATAAATTTGGAAGGCGAGATTGGTGGTAAAAATGACCAAGTGGATATTTTGCGTAGAGGCATGGAAGCTGCGTATAAAAACCGTAATGCCAAAGCGATTGTGATACGCGCCAATAGCCCCGGTGGTTCGCCTGTGGTTTCCAATATTGCTTTTGCTGAAATCCGCCGCATGAAAGAGAAACACAAAAATATCCCTGTTTATGTGGTAGCGGAAGATATGTGTGCATCGGGTTGTTATTATATTGCGGCAGCGGCAGATAAAATTTATGCTGACCCGTCCAGTTTAATTGGCAGTATTGGCGTGATTGGCAGCAGTTTTGATGCGACAGGTTTGATGGATAAATTGGGTGTGAAACGCCGCGTACGCATTGCGGGCAACAATAAAGGTATGGGCGACCCATTCACCGAAGAAACGCCCGAACAACAAGCTATCTGGCAACAAATGTTGAGCCAAATCCACGAAGAATTTATCAAAGCAGTACGCGAAGGACGCGGCAAAAAATTGCAAGAAGCAGCGTATCCCGATTTATACAGCGGACGCATTTTCACAGGCGTGGAAGCGAAAAAAGCAGGGTTGATTGACGATTATGGCAATGTGTACAGCATTGCGCGAGATGTGGTTAAAGCCCCTGAATTGGTCAATTACACGCCCGAAGATGATGACTTGAAAAAATTGTTGAGCCGTCATTTTGGTGCGCAAGTAGAACAAAAAATTCATGATGTGTTACACCGTTTTTGGTAA
- a CDS encoding transporter substrate-binding domain-containing protein: protein MKKILLSLMVLGVTACSDNTKQAESSNQTPPATTENASKPTYRVVSEVSNYAPFIMRDENKKISGFEYDLLNAIAAKQGFTLTFEPHTWEGIFDTLDSNRADIISAGLSITEERQQKWGFSDTYFQTSIAALVPEDSPIKSFADLKARKVGFQKGSLSEKFARQFGVDTSNSQSAKTSWLLWKSVVSNENEAIIDDAGPLKYYEKQYPNEKVRIITDDSLPKFDYGFAVRKNDTELLNKLNAGLAQIKLDGTYDRLYKQYFAK, encoded by the coding sequence ATGAAAAAAATTCTATTATCTCTCATGGTATTAGGTGTTACAGCATGTTCAGATAATACTAAACAAGCTGAATCTTCTAACCAAACACCACCAGCCACTACTGAAAATGCAAGCAAGCCTACTTATCGTGTTGTATCCGAAGTAAGCAATTATGCGCCATTTATCATGCGCGATGAAAACAAAAAAATCAGTGGTTTTGAATACGATTTACTCAACGCTATTGCTGCTAAACAAGGTTTCACGCTGACTTTTGAACCGCATACATGGGAAGGTATTTTTGATACATTGGATAGCAATCGTGCTGATATTATTAGTGCAGGTTTGAGTATTACCGAAGAACGCCAACAAAAATGGGGCTTTTCTGATACTTATTTTCAGACTTCTATCGCTGCATTGGTTCCTGAAGATTCACCTATCAAAAGTTTTGCCGATTTAAAAGCACGTAAAGTCGGTTTCCAAAAAGGCTCTTTATCAGAAAAATTTGCGAGACAATTTGGTGTAGACACATCTAATTCTCAATCAGCTAAAACTTCTTGGTTACTTTGGAAAAGCGTTGTATCCAATGAAAATGAAGCCATTATCGATGACGCTGGACCATTGAAATATTATGAAAAACAATATCCTAATGAAAAAGTCCGTATCATCACTGATGACAGCTTGCCTAAATTTGATTATGGTTTTGCGGTGCGTAAAAATGATACCGAATTATTAAATAAATTGAACGCAGGTTTGGCACAAATTAAACTAGATGGAACGTATGACCGTTTATACAAACAATATTTTGCTAAATAA
- a CDS encoding CDP-alcohol phosphatidyltransferase family protein yields the protein MNLYSLKPRFQNLLRPMVRRLAARGITANQVTLFACGISLLLGGVLALLAQYSVLFWLLPIWLFVRMALNAIDGILAREFGQQSALGGYLNEITDIAADAALYLPFAFVVPLSGLQIGLFIWLAAMTETIGALGQVHGQNGRRYDGFGKSDRAFFIGALAVWYAVFGSLNIWWDIAMWLACVALLWTCWLRIQKGLKAA from the coding sequence ATGAATTTATACAGCTTAAAACCCCGTTTCCAAAATCTCCTGCGCCCGATGGTACGCCGCTTGGCAGCGCGTGGCATCACCGCCAATCAAGTAACGCTGTTTGCGTGCGGCATCTCACTATTATTGGGCGGCGTGTTGGCGTTATTGGCGCAATATTCCGTGCTATTTTGGTTGCTGCCCATTTGGTTATTTGTACGCATGGCATTGAACGCGATAGACGGCATATTGGCGCGAGAATTTGGGCAACAATCCGCGCTGGGCGGCTATCTCAACGAAATCACCGACATCGCAGCCGATGCAGCATTGTATTTGCCATTTGCATTTGTCGTGCCGTTGAGTGGTTTGCAAATCGGTTTGTTTATTTGGTTGGCAGCAATGACCGAAACCATCGGTGCATTGGGGCAAGTGCATGGACAAAATGGTCGGCGATACGATGGTTTTGGCAAAAGCGACCGCGCATTTTTTATCGGCGCATTGGCGGTTTGGTATGCCGTTTTTGGCAGTCTGAATATTTGGTGGGATATTGCCATGTGGTTGGCTTGCGTGGCATTACTATGGACGTGTTGGCTGCGGATTCAGAAAGGTTTGAAGGCAGCCTGA
- a CDS encoding DNA ligase — protein MMKFLFCALLFITAYPIHAAKPDLILAKEYRQQNITGWLMSEKVDGVRAYWDGKQLISRQGNVFTPPAGFTRNFPPFAVDGELYAGRGTFERVSAAVRSSSGDWRGIHLHIFDVPHAKGSLKQRLAVAQKYLAAHPNVNMVVLPQIEVRDIQHARQFLRQIEQGGGEGVMLRNPSTAYVGGRSDNLLKLKSAHDAECVVTKHHQGKGKYADMIGAISCKNELGEFRIGSGFTDADRRNPPKIGSVITYKYRGFTSKGLPRFATYWRKR, from the coding sequence ATGATGAAATTCCTATTTTGCGCCCTACTCTTTATCACAGCATATCCCATTCACGCCGCGAAACCTGATTTGATTTTAGCCAAAGAATATCGTCAGCAAAATATCACAGGTTGGTTAATGAGCGAAAAAGTGGACGGTGTGCGTGCTTATTGGGACGGTAAGCAACTCATTAGTCGGCAAGGCAATGTGTTTACGCCACCAGCGGGTTTTACGCGCAATTTTCCACCATTTGCGGTAGATGGGGAATTGTATGCAGGACGTGGCACTTTTGAGCGTGTATCGGCGGCGGTGCGTTCATCATCGGGCGATTGGCGTGGTATTCATTTGCATATTTTTGATGTGCCACACGCGAAAGGCAGCCTGAAACAACGTTTGGCAGTGGCACAAAAATACCTTGCAGCACATCCAAATGTGAATATGGTGGTGTTACCTCAAATTGAAGTGCGTGATATACAACATGCACGGCAATTTTTGCGTCAAATTGAACAAGGCGGTGGCGAAGGTGTCATGTTGCGTAATCCGAGTACGGCATATGTGGGTGGGCGCAGCGATAATTTGTTGAAATTGAAATCAGCGCATGATGCGGAATGCGTGGTTACGAAACATCATCAAGGCAAGGGAAAATATGCGGATATGATCGGTGCAATATCGTGCAAAAATGAATTGGGCGAGTTTCGGATTGGCTCGGGTTTTACCGATGCTGACCGCCGTAATCCACCCAAAATTGGTAGTGTGATTACTTATAAATACCGTGGATTCACGTCCAAAGGGTTGCCGCGATTTGCAACTTATTGGCGTAAACGTTGA
- a CDS encoding gamma-butyrobetaine hydroxylase-like domain-containing protein, with protein MSNPIPQEIRLSRQRDSLTLVYADGAHTLTAEFLRVYSPSAEVRGHGVGQETLQVGKRDVVIDDLQAAGNYALKITFSDGHDSGLYDWAYLRDLCDRQPEMWQQYLAKLTIAGASRDADVAEIALKKHGACGGGSCGCKH; from the coding sequence ATGTCTAATCCAATCCCCCAAGAAATCCGCCTTTCACGCCAACGCGATAGTTTGACTTTGGTGTATGCCGATGGCGCACACACATTGACTGCTGAATTTTTACGCGTGTATTCGCCCAGCGCAGAAGTGCGCGGACACGGCGTGGGACAAGAAACGTTGCAAGTGGGCAAACGCGATGTTGTGATTGATGATTTGCAAGCAGCGGGCAATTACGCGCTGAAAATCACATTTTCCGATGGACACGACAGCGGTTTATATGATTGGGCGTATTTGCGTGATTTATGCGATAGGCAGCCTGAAATGTGGCAGCAATATTTGGCAAAATTGACAATCGCAGGTGCATCACGCGATGCTGATGTGGCAGAAATTGCGCTGAAAAAACACGGTGCGTGTGGCGGTGGAAGTTGTGGGTGTAAGCATTGA
- a CDS encoding LysR family transcriptional regulator has product MESIIELRHLRTLLALEEMGSVSLAAQRVFLTQSALSHQIRVLENHFETPLFERKSMPIRFTPAGERLLKLGRELLPRVAAAERELIQIVQGEAGHLRVAVECHTCFDWLMPAMGVFRPQWPQVELDIVSGFHTDPVGLLLTHRADLAIVSEAVPQAGVMYQPLFAYEMVGICAPEHDLAAKEIWQPEDFAHETLITYPVPDEMLDLLRKVLLPRGINPTRRHSELTIAIVQLVASKRGVAALPYWAVMPYVEKNYVVQRKITDNALTSKLYAAMREEDAHCGYLNDFCDIVRQESFANLPALSVLLE; this is encoded by the coding sequence ATGGAAAGCATTATTGAACTGCGCCATTTGCGCACGCTATTAGCATTGGAAGAAATGGGCAGCGTATCGCTGGCGGCGCAACGCGTATTTCTCACGCAATCTGCCTTGTCGCATCAAATTCGCGTGCTGGAAAATCACTTTGAAACGCCTTTGTTTGAACGCAAATCCATGCCAATTCGTTTTACCCCTGCTGGCGAGCGTTTGTTGAAATTGGGGCGTGAATTATTGCCACGCGTTGCTGCCGCTGAACGTGAGTTGATACAAATTGTGCAAGGCGAGGCAGGGCATTTGCGTGTGGCGGTGGAATGTCATACTTGTTTTGATTGGTTGATGCCTGCTATGGGCGTATTTCGTCCCCAATGGCCACAAGTGGAATTGGATATTGTGTCGGGTTTTCATACCGACCCTGTTGGCTTATTGCTCACGCATCGTGCGGATTTGGCGATTGTTTCGGAAGCTGTGCCACAAGCTGGTGTGATGTATCAACCATTGTTTGCTTATGAAATGGTGGGGATTTGTGCGCCAGAACATGATTTAGCGGCAAAAGAAATTTGGCAGCCTGAGGATTTTGCTCACGAAACATTGATTACTTATCCTGTTCCCGATGAAATGCTGGATTTATTGCGTAAAGTTTTGCTGCCACGCGGCATTAACCCAACGCGACGACACAGTGAATTGACGATTGCGATTGTGCAACTGGTTGCCAGCAAACGTGGCGTTGCGGCGTTACCGTATTGGGCAGTGATGCCATACGTGGAGAAAAATTATGTGGTGCAACGCAAAATTACCGATAATGCGCTAACCAGTAAATTGTATGCTGCGATGCGTGAAGAAGATGCGCATTGTGGTTATTTAAATGATTTTTGCGATATTGTGCGCCAAGAAAGTTTTGCTAATTTGCCAGCATTGAGTGTATTACTAGAATAA